One region of Mycolicibacterium insubricum genomic DNA includes:
- a CDS encoding MMPL/RND family transporter: protein MSEAPPAVDQAAQTNTHRGIGRFLRRYAVFVVLAWIGLIAVLSTTVPQLEVVGEMRSVSMSPDNAPSMIAMKRIGVDFDEFKSDASAMIVLESKDPLGDAAHRYYDEMVARLRADTAHVEHVQDFWGDPITAAGAQSNDGLATYVQVYLKGNMGEALANESTHAVQDLVRDLPRPDGLDVYVTGVTALAADQQVAGTKSVRIIEFTTFGVIIGMLLWVYRSITSVLVMLFMVMLLLAAARGVVAFLGYHDLIGLSTFATQLLVTLAIAASTDYAIFFIGRYQEARSAGEDKESAYYTMFHGTAHVVLGSGMTIAGALFCLHFTNLPYFQTLGIPISVGMTVAVLAALTLGPAIISIATRFGKLLEPRRAMRIREWRRLGAVVVRWPGAVLLATIALSLVGLLTLPGYRTNYNDRNYLPKSLPANEGFAAADRHFSPARMNPEILLIETDHDLRNSADFLVLEKVARTVFRVPGIGSVQAISRPDGKPIDFTTLPAMISRSGVMSEMNRSYQEKGLADMLTQAQDMQTTIDTMESMVKLMGEMIGTMNSMVTKMHTMFGDIDDLRNHIADFEDFIRPLRNYLQWEPHCYNIPMCWSIRSIFDAIDKMDPMLDTFNSMMSDMDRLVILMPQMLATLPTQIETMRSSKTMMLQMYQVQKGMQDQGNAMSDGQTKMGDAFNKAKNDDSFYVPPEIFNNADFKRGMKSFISPDGKAVRFIVSHDADPLTADGIKNIDAIKQAAREAMKGTPWEGSKIYLAGTASAFKDMQEGNNYDLLIAGIAALSLIFIIMLIITRSVIAAAVIVGTVLVSLGSSFGLSILLWQHIIGIELHFMVMAMAVIVLLAVGADYNLLLVARLREELPAGINTAIIRAMGGSGSVVTSAGLVFAFTMISMSVSAMTVVAQVGTTIGLGLLFDTLVIRAFMTPSIAALMGRWFWWPQLVRPRPKPSPWPEVPTRDEEPAGV, encoded by the coding sequence CGTCGATGATCGCGATGAAGCGCATCGGCGTGGACTTCGACGAGTTCAAGTCCGACGCCTCGGCGATGATCGTGCTGGAAAGCAAGGACCCGCTCGGCGACGCCGCGCACCGCTACTACGACGAGATGGTCGCCCGGCTGCGCGCCGACACCGCCCACGTCGAGCACGTGCAGGACTTCTGGGGCGACCCGATTACCGCGGCCGGCGCCCAGAGCAACGACGGCCTGGCCACCTACGTGCAGGTGTATCTCAAGGGCAACATGGGTGAGGCCCTGGCCAACGAGTCCACCCACGCCGTCCAGGATCTGGTGCGCGATCTGCCCCGGCCCGACGGCCTCGACGTCTACGTGACCGGGGTGACGGCGCTGGCCGCCGACCAGCAGGTCGCCGGCACCAAGAGCGTGCGGATCATCGAGTTCACCACCTTCGGGGTGATCATCGGCATGCTGCTGTGGGTATACCGCTCGATTACCAGCGTGCTGGTGATGCTGTTCATGGTGATGCTGCTGTTGGCGGCTGCGCGCGGTGTCGTCGCCTTCCTGGGCTACCACGATCTGATCGGGCTCTCCACGTTCGCCACCCAACTGCTGGTGACGCTGGCCATCGCCGCGTCCACCGACTACGCGATCTTCTTCATCGGGCGCTATCAGGAGGCGCGGTCGGCCGGCGAGGACAAGGAGTCGGCCTACTACACGATGTTCCACGGCACCGCACACGTGGTGTTGGGCTCGGGTATGACGATCGCCGGCGCACTGTTCTGCCTGCACTTCACCAATCTCCCGTACTTCCAGACCCTCGGCATCCCCATCTCGGTCGGGATGACGGTGGCCGTGCTGGCCGCGCTGACCCTGGGGCCGGCCATCATCAGCATCGCCACCCGGTTCGGCAAGCTGCTGGAACCGCGGCGCGCCATGCGGATCCGGGAGTGGCGCCGCCTGGGTGCGGTGGTGGTGCGCTGGCCGGGCGCGGTGCTGCTGGCCACCATCGCGCTGTCACTGGTCGGCCTGCTGACCCTGCCCGGGTACCGGACCAACTACAACGACCGCAACTACCTGCCGAAGTCGTTGCCCGCCAACGAGGGATTCGCCGCGGCGGACCGGCATTTCTCCCCCGCCCGGATGAACCCGGAGATCCTGCTGATCGAGACCGATCACGACCTGCGCAATTCGGCGGACTTCCTGGTGCTGGAGAAGGTGGCCCGCACCGTGTTCCGGGTGCCGGGCATCGGCAGCGTGCAGGCGATCAGCCGGCCCGACGGCAAACCCATTGATTTCACCACTCTTCCGGCGATGATCAGCCGCAGCGGCGTGATGTCGGAGATGAACCGCAGCTATCAGGAGAAGGGCCTGGCGGACATGCTCACCCAGGCCCAGGACATGCAGACGACCATCGACACGATGGAGTCGATGGTGAAGCTGATGGGCGAGATGATCGGCACCATGAACTCCATGGTGACCAAGATGCACACCATGTTCGGTGACATCGACGATCTGCGGAATCACATCGCCGACTTCGAGGATTTCATCCGGCCGCTGCGCAACTATCTGCAGTGGGAGCCGCACTGCTACAACATCCCGATGTGCTGGTCGATCCGGTCGATCTTCGACGCGATCGACAAGATGGACCCGATGCTGGACACCTTCAATTCGATGATGTCCGACATGGACCGTCTGGTCATCCTGATGCCGCAGATGCTGGCGACGCTGCCGACGCAGATCGAGACCATGCGCTCGTCGAAAACCATGATGCTGCAGATGTATCAGGTGCAGAAGGGCATGCAGGATCAGGGCAACGCCATGTCCGACGGCCAGACGAAGATGGGTGACGCGTTCAACAAGGCGAAGAACGACGACTCGTTCTACGTGCCGCCGGAGATCTTCAACAACGCCGATTTCAAGCGCGGGATGAAGAGCTTCATCTCCCCCGACGGCAAGGCTGTGCGGTTCATCGTCTCCCACGACGCGGACCCGCTCACCGCCGATGGCATCAAGAACATCGATGCCATCAAGCAGGCCGCCCGCGAGGCGATGAAGGGCACCCCGTGGGAGGGCTCGAAGATCTATCTGGCCGGTACCGCCTCGGCGTTCAAAGACATGCAGGAGGGCAACAACTACGACCTGCTGATCGCCGGAATCGCCGCGCTGAGCCTGATTTTCATCATCATGCTGATCATCACCCGCTCGGTGATCGCAGCGGCGGTGATCGTGGGCACGGTGCTGGTATCGCTGGGCTCGTCGTTCGGCCTGTCGATCCTGTTGTGGCAGCACATCATCGGCATCGAGTTGCACTTCATGGTGATGGCGATGGCGGTGATCGTGCTGCTCGCCGTGGGTGCGGACTACAACCTGCTGCTGGTGGCCCGATTACGCGAGGAACTGCCCGCCGGTATCAACACCGCGATCATCCGGGCGATGGGCGGTTCCGGGTCGGTGGTCACCTCGGCCGGGTTGGTGTTCGCGTTCACCATGATCTCCATGTCGGTGAGCGCGATGACGGTGGTGGCCCAGGTGGGCACCACCATCGGGCTGGGCCTGCTGTTCGACACCCTGGTCATCCGTGCGTTCATGACACCGTCCATCGCGGCGCTGATGGGACGCTGGTTCTGGTGGCCGCAACTGGTGCGGCCCCGTCCCAAGCCCTCTCCCTGGCCGGAGGTGCCGACCAGGGACGAGGAACCGGCCGGGGTTTAG
- a CDS encoding LLM class F420-dependent oxidoreductase, whose product MRIGLGINYAGGFKEVAAEVADLERAGLDVVFVPEAYSFDAVSALGYLAAKTERVQLASGILQLYTRTPTLTAMTAAGLDYVSDGRYILGLGASGPQVIEGFHGVPYDAPIGRTREVVDICRRVWRREPLEYDGRYYTIPLPADRGTGLGKPLKLINQPVRERIPVLLAALGPKNVELAAEIAEGWQPIFYLPERAGDVWGDALAAGTAKRDPALGPLDVYAGPALAIGEDVEPLRELIKPHLALYIGGMGARGKNFYHDLATRYGYGAAADRIQELYLAGEKEAAAQAVPDDLVRDVSLIGPLGFVKERVAAYREAGVTVLNVVPLAGTPAERVALIEQLRELC is encoded by the coding sequence ATGCGAATCGGCCTGGGCATCAACTACGCGGGCGGATTCAAGGAGGTTGCCGCCGAGGTCGCCGACCTGGAACGCGCCGGCCTCGACGTCGTCTTCGTCCCCGAGGCATACTCCTTCGACGCGGTCAGCGCGCTGGGCTACCTGGCCGCGAAAACCGAACGGGTGCAACTGGCCTCGGGAATCCTGCAGCTCTACACCCGCACCCCCACGCTGACCGCCATGACGGCCGCCGGCCTGGACTACGTTTCCGACGGCCGCTACATCCTGGGGCTGGGCGCGTCCGGCCCGCAGGTGATCGAAGGGTTCCACGGCGTGCCGTATGACGCGCCGATCGGGCGCACCCGCGAGGTCGTCGACATCTGCCGGCGGGTGTGGCGGCGCGAACCGCTGGAATACGACGGCCGCTACTACACCATCCCGCTGCCGGCCGACCGGGGCACCGGCCTGGGCAAGCCGCTCAAGCTGATCAATCAGCCGGTGCGGGAACGCATTCCGGTGCTGCTGGCCGCCCTCGGGCCCAAGAACGTCGAACTCGCCGCGGAGATCGCCGAGGGCTGGCAGCCGATCTTCTACCTGCCCGAGCGCGCGGGCGACGTCTGGGGCGACGCGCTCGCCGCGGGTACCGCCAAACGGGACCCGGCACTCGGACCGCTGGACGTCTACGCCGGGCCGGCCCTGGCCATCGGCGAGGACGTTGAGCCGCTGCGCGAACTCATCAAACCGCACCTGGCGCTCTACATCGGCGGCATGGGTGCGCGCGGCAAGAACTTCTACCACGACCTGGCCACCCGGTACGGCTACGGTGCGGCGGCCGACCGCATCCAGGAGCTGTACCTGGCCGGGGAGAAGGAGGCCGCGGCGCAGGCGGTGCCCGACGATCTGGTCCGCGACGTGTCGCTGATCGGGCCGCTCGGCTTCGTCAAGGAGCGGGTGGCGGCCTACCGGGAGGCCGGCGTGACCGTGCTCAACGTCGTGCCGCTGGCCGGGACCCCGGCCGAGCGGGTCGCGCTCATCGAGCAGCTACGGGAGCTGTGCTGA
- a CDS encoding PepSY-associated TM helix domain-containing protein: MSTVEADRAEPLARTGHRFLVVRLHFYAGLLVGPFLLIAALTGGLYAVAPSIESWMYRDQLHTANRGPALPLADQVRAAQDVRPDLVVSAVRPAERPSDTTRVMFTDPMLGESETRAVFIDPVTGASTGELTVYGSSGALPVRTWLDNLHRSLHLGEPGRLYSELAASWLWVIALGGLWMWIRRYRRMRAQGSARARLLTVERTAKGRRRTLNRHGVVGIWIAVGLLFLSATGLTWSTYAGANVDKLRAALSWTTPSVSTELVPGGSTPMAGEHAGHHHPMTAAPAVAPSGTPIADLDRVLAAARDAGLDGPVQIGIPAEATTAFTVAQTRQPWVLSNNAVAVDGATGTLTDVSWFADWPLAAKLSAWGIQLHMGTLFGLANQVVLLALAVALVVLIVYGYRMWWQRRPTRCGFGRPPGRGALAAMGSAPAVATLLVAAGIGWFIPLLGISLAAFLAVDVLIGQYRRRRGVRLDIPTATR, from the coding sequence TTGTCGACCGTCGAAGCCGACCGCGCCGAACCGCTCGCCCGCACCGGCCACCGCTTCCTGGTCGTCCGGCTGCACTTCTACGCCGGCCTGCTGGTCGGCCCCTTCCTGCTGATCGCCGCGCTCACCGGCGGCCTGTATGCGGTGGCCCCCAGCATCGAATCCTGGATGTACCGCGACCAGTTGCACACCGCCAACCGGGGCCCGGCCCTGCCGCTGGCCGATCAGGTACGCGCCGCCCAGGATGTGCGGCCGGATCTGGTGGTGTCGGCCGTGCGCCCCGCCGAGCGCCCGTCGGACACCACCCGGGTGATGTTCACCGACCCGATGCTGGGGGAGTCGGAGACCCGGGCGGTGTTCATCGACCCGGTCACCGGCGCCTCAACCGGTGAGCTGACCGTCTACGGCAGCAGTGGCGCACTACCGGTGCGGACCTGGCTGGACAATCTGCACCGTAGCCTGCACCTTGGGGAACCCGGCCGGCTCTACAGCGAACTGGCCGCCTCCTGGCTGTGGGTGATCGCCCTCGGCGGCCTGTGGATGTGGATCCGGCGGTACCGGCGGATGCGGGCTCAAGGTTCCGCGCGGGCCCGGCTACTCACCGTGGAACGTACAGCCAAGGGCCGACGGCGCACGCTGAACCGCCACGGCGTCGTCGGCATCTGGATCGCCGTGGGCCTGCTGTTCCTGTCGGCCACCGGGTTGACCTGGTCGACCTACGCCGGAGCCAACGTCGATAAACTGCGCGCCGCGCTGTCGTGGACCACGCCGTCGGTCAGCACCGAGCTGGTCCCCGGCGGGTCCACTCCGATGGCCGGTGAGCACGCCGGACACCATCACCCGATGACCGCCGCGCCGGCGGTCGCACCGTCGGGAACGCCGATCGCCGACCTGGACCGGGTGTTGGCGGCGGCGCGAGACGCGGGGCTCGACGGCCCGGTGCAGATCGGGATCCCGGCCGAGGCGACGACGGCGTTCACGGTCGCCCAGACCCGTCAGCCCTGGGTGCTGTCGAACAACGCCGTCGCCGTCGACGGCGCCACCGGGACTCTCACCGACGTCTCGTGGTTCGCCGACTGGCCGTTGGCCGCGAAGCTGTCGGCGTGGGGTATCCAACTGCACATGGGCACCTTGTTCGGCCTGGCCAACCAGGTGGTGCTGCTCGCACTGGCCGTAGCCCTGGTGGTGCTGATCGTGTACGGCTACCGGATGTGGTGGCAGCGCCGGCCCACCCGCTGCGGATTCGGCCGCCCGCCCGGACGCGGGGCGCTGGCCGCGATGGGGTCCGCACCGGCGGTCGCGACGCTCCTGGTGGCGGCGGGGATCGGCTGGTTCATCCCGCTGTTGGGCATTAGCCTGGCCGCGTTCCTGGCCGTCGACGTGCTGATCGGTCAATACCGGCGCCGCCGCGGCGTGCGTCTGGACATCCCGACCGCCACTCGATAG
- a CDS encoding wax ester/triacylglycerol synthase family O-acyltransferase — protein sequence MATERPMAALDAAMMTGDVLTNPMHVAALLIFTPPPGSDCHYVDDLFRDGLLHLGGVDPRLSKRPHIGAGTFGRWVWQEVDVDLYSHVQRRVLPPESGEAGLWQLVADLHSLPLDRHRPLWMAYLIDGLPDGRFAFYIKLHHTLVDGVEGMQMIADGLTTDPDARDVKPFYSAGVHAPEPRAEAAGGPPNPLSLLSAIASTAGSSIGLARNLIGGGIDYLAAAAEGISPAPLSAPFTRFNDALGFKRAAAGGSWPLPRFRSVTQVAREGIADTVTINDVLTAVVSGALRGWLQDHDELPASSLIGFCPISVRAGDGSAGSGTGNMFGLQQCPLGTDLADPVARLTLVHRAMAWAKDQVARRGSAATVLLTTPNLVPTLLLSMLPLTPKWRTGYNVPISNVRGPAQDMYFNGAHLDALYPVSTVFDGFGLNATICSYADTVSFGYVAGRNLVPDVDTLIGHTEAALTELETALGR from the coding sequence ATGGCCACCGAGCGACCGATGGCCGCGCTGGACGCGGCGATGATGACCGGAGACGTGCTCACCAACCCGATGCACGTCGCCGCGCTGCTCATCTTCACCCCGCCGCCCGGTTCCGACTGCCACTACGTCGACGACCTGTTCCGCGACGGTCTGCTCCACCTCGGCGGCGTCGATCCCCGGCTCAGCAAGCGCCCGCACATCGGGGCGGGCACGTTCGGCCGCTGGGTCTGGCAGGAGGTCGACGTCGACCTGTACAGCCATGTGCAGCGGCGGGTGCTGCCGCCGGAGTCCGGGGAAGCCGGTCTGTGGCAGCTGGTCGCCGACCTGCATAGCCTGCCGCTGGACCGGCACCGCCCGCTGTGGATGGCCTATCTGATCGACGGGCTGCCCGACGGCCGGTTCGCGTTTTACATCAAGCTGCACCACACCCTGGTCGACGGGGTGGAAGGGATGCAGATGATCGCCGACGGTCTCACCACCGACCCCGACGCCCGCGACGTCAAACCCTTCTACTCCGCCGGCGTGCACGCGCCCGAACCGAGGGCCGAGGCCGCGGGCGGCCCGCCGAACCCGCTGTCGCTGCTATCGGCGATCGCCTCGACCGCCGGATCGTCGATCGGGCTGGCGCGCAACCTCATCGGCGGCGGCATCGACTACCTTGCCGCTGCAGCCGAGGGCATCAGCCCGGCACCGCTGAGCGCGCCGTTCACCCGGTTCAACGACGCCCTGGGATTCAAACGCGCGGCCGCCGGCGGTAGTTGGCCACTGCCACGATTCCGCAGCGTCACCCAGGTGGCGCGGGAGGGCATCGCCGACACCGTCACCATCAACGACGTGCTGACCGCCGTCGTCTCCGGGGCGCTGCGCGGTTGGCTGCAGGATCACGACGAGCTCCCCGCCAGCTCCCTGATCGGTTTCTGCCCGATCAGCGTGCGCGCCGGGGACGGCAGCGCCGGATCGGGCACCGGCAACATGTTCGGCCTGCAACAGTGCCCGCTGGGTACCGACCTGGCCGATCCGGTGGCCCGGCTGACCCTGGTCCACCGGGCCATGGCCTGGGCCAAAGACCAGGTGGCCCGTCGGGGCTCGGCGGCCACGGTCCTGCTGACCACACCGAACCTGGTCCCCACCCTGCTGCTGTCCATGCTCCCGCTGACGCCGAAATGGCGCACCGGCTACAACGTGCCGATCTCCAACGTCCGCGGGCCGGCGCAGGACATGTACTTCAACGGCGCCCACCTGGACGCGCTGTACCCGGTCTCCACGGTGTTCGACGGCTTCGGCCTCAACGCCACGATCTGCTCCTATGCGGACACGGTGTCCTTCGGCTACGTCGCCGGGCGCAACCTGGTGCCCGACGTCGACACGCTGATCGGGCACACCGAGGCTGCGCTGACCGAACTGGAAACCGCGCTCGGCCGCTGA
- a CDS encoding cold-shock protein: MAQGTVKWFNGEKGFGFIAPDGGAADVFVHYSEIQGSGFRTLEENARVQFEVEQGAKGPQAVGVSAI, encoded by the coding sequence ATGGCACAGGGTACTGTGAAATGGTTCAACGGCGAAAAGGGCTTCGGCTTCATCGCTCCGGACGGCGGCGCGGCTGACGTTTTCGTCCACTACTCCGAGATCCAGGGCAGCGGATTCCGCACGCTCGAAGAGAACGCTCGGGTTCAGTTCGAGGTCGAGCAGGGCGCCAAAGGCCCGCAGGCCGTAGGCGTTTCGGCCATCTGA
- a CDS encoding DUF5994 family protein: MTARRLARPVRLALAPRLGSDIDGAWWPRHASVAGELPELVSVLRTRLGEVDGIEINWSATEGASDLRSVAMEPAAPVGLHRRPRVMWVRGARSSAKLLVIPSLTSVEFGTLVLKVAAGLPIRGSDDSGEGTRQAQRVVVAARAESLSWTHRGCDAGTG, from the coding sequence ATGACCGCCCGGCGGTTGGCGCGCCCGGTACGCCTGGCGCTTGCGCCCCGGCTCGGCTCAGACATCGACGGGGCCTGGTGGCCGAGGCACGCATCCGTGGCCGGTGAGCTACCGGAGCTGGTGTCGGTGCTGCGAACGCGGCTGGGCGAGGTTGACGGCATCGAGATCAACTGGTCGGCGACCGAAGGTGCGTCCGATCTTCGCTCCGTTGCGATGGAACCTGCTGCGCCTGTGGGATTGCATCGGCGGCCCAGGGTGATGTGGGTCCGTGGTGCCCGCAGTTCGGCGAAACTGTTGGTCATTCCGAGCTTGACGTCGGTGGAGTTCGGCACGTTGGTGCTCAAAGTTGCTGCCGGACTTCCGATCCGCGGATCAGATGACTCTGGCGAAGGTACGCGGCAGGCTCAGCGGGTGGTGGTCGCCGCGCGTGCCGAGAGCCTGTCCTGGACCCACCGCGGATGCGACGCGGGCACCGGATGA
- a CDS encoding alpha/beta hydrolase family protein produces the protein MPAAVQTALGPITRTGRFYAGAWRHYLGGADTESGLPVARPTVALLGQALRDEIVLTGLRTTRPLSRPKAFQRIDREVHAALDFYGERGFLENPEAFFAAPPELEVAEVEIHKVKGRGRSYSRFEFESSYHPDPDEPGAQRWASYAANAQVYGLLLRHNEPRPWLVCVHGAEMGRAGIDLALFRARHLHEDFGLNVILPVMPLHGPRARDLPRGKAIPGEEVLDDVHFAAQAVWDVRRVLSWIRRQEPAAPIGLNAISLGGYVSSLVASLDPHLTCAILGVPVADLISLLGRHSGFAPGDPRYQTLQDAAPLAAMVTPLSLEPKVPPKGRFIYGGVADRVVHPRDQVVKLWEHWGKPEIVWYRGGHAGFFTARPVQKFVDAALVQSGLVGNR, from the coding sequence ATGCCCGCGGCGGTGCAGACCGCGCTCGGGCCCATCACCCGCACCGGCCGGTTCTATGCCGGCGCCTGGCGCCACTACCTGGGCGGCGCGGACACAGAGTCCGGACTGCCGGTCGCGCGCCCGACGGTGGCGCTGCTGGGCCAGGCGCTGCGCGACGAGATCGTGCTCACCGGGCTGCGCACCACCCGCCCGCTGAGCCGCCCGAAGGCATTCCAGCGGATCGATCGGGAAGTCCACGCCGCGCTGGACTTCTACGGCGAACGGGGATTCCTGGAAAACCCCGAGGCGTTCTTCGCCGCACCACCGGAGCTCGAAGTCGCCGAGGTTGAGATCCACAAGGTCAAAGGCCGCGGCCGATCCTATTCGCGGTTTGAGTTCGAAAGCAGCTACCACCCCGATCCCGACGAGCCGGGGGCCCAGCGGTGGGCGTCCTACGCCGCCAACGCGCAGGTGTACGGCCTGCTGCTGCGGCACAATGAACCCCGCCCCTGGCTGGTATGTGTGCACGGCGCCGAAATGGGTCGCGCCGGTATCGACCTGGCGCTGTTTCGGGCGCGGCATCTGCACGAGGACTTCGGCCTGAACGTCATTCTTCCGGTCATGCCGCTGCACGGCCCGCGGGCGCGAGATCTGCCCCGCGGCAAGGCGATTCCGGGCGAAGAGGTCCTCGACGACGTGCATTTCGCGGCCCAGGCCGTCTGGGATGTGCGCCGGGTGCTGTCCTGGATCCGCAGGCAGGAACCGGCCGCGCCGATCGGGCTCAACGCCATCTCCCTCGGCGGCTATGTGTCCTCGCTGGTAGCCAGCCTCGACCCCCACCTCACCTGCGCGATCCTCGGGGTACCCGTCGCCGACCTGATCAGCCTGCTCGGCCGGCACTCGGGTTTCGCCCCCGGCGACCCGCGCTATCAGACCCTGCAGGACGCTGCACCGCTGGCCGCCATGGTGACACCGCTGTCGCTGGAACCGAAGGTGCCACCGAAGGGCCGGTTCATCTACGGCGGCGTCGCCGACCGGGTCGTGCATCCCCGGGACCAGGTGGTCAAGCTCTGGGAACACTGGGGTAAACCCGAAATCGTCTGGTACCGCGGTGGCCATGCCGGGTTCTTCACCGCCCGGCCGGTACAGAAATTCGTCGATGCGGCGCTGGTGCAGTCGGGGCTGGTGGGAAACCGTTAG
- the phoA gene encoding alkaline phosphatase — protein MIRMRYLVTAAIAGVLLAGCSGGTNDQGAPPLLDPMATGTLSEHGGATRAGDNRAQLIADSIRNSGARNVILLIGDGMGDSEITVARNYARGAGGAFAALDAFPLTGQYTHYSLTKDGKPSYVTDSAASGSAWATGTKTYNGAISVDIAGHDQKTLLQLAKEAGKATGDISTAEVQDATPAVQVAHVASRRCYGPEETSAKCPTNALEHGGAGSITEQLLTTRADLVFGGGAKTFQQVAKAGDHQGKTLEVQAKERGFHIVRTADELAATTAASQDAPLLGLFADGNMPTRWTGPVASRGGYLEPAVECTDNAARSAAVPTLATMIKKSIELLGHNENGFFLQVEGASIDKQDHAANPCGQIGETVDLDEAAQVALDFARQNKDTLVIVTADHAHSSQVVESMTAQDVQAAADEAKVSWPIARDAIYPGLTRVLRGKDGAPLTVSYGTSDNLDVLDQGHTGSQLRIAGYGPGAANVVGLSDQTDLFFTIVRALGLSER, from the coding sequence ATGATCCGCATGCGCTATCTGGTGACGGCCGCCATTGCCGGTGTCCTGCTGGCCGGCTGCAGCGGGGGCACCAACGATCAGGGCGCGCCGCCGCTGCTCGATCCCATGGCCACCGGCACGCTGTCCGAACACGGCGGCGCCACTCGGGCCGGGGACAACCGCGCCCAGCTCATCGCCGACTCCATCCGTAACAGCGGCGCCCGCAACGTCATCCTGCTGATCGGCGACGGCATGGGTGACTCGGAGATCACCGTGGCCCGCAACTACGCCCGGGGCGCCGGTGGCGCATTCGCGGCCCTGGACGCCTTCCCGCTGACCGGCCAGTACACCCACTACTCGCTGACCAAGGACGGCAAGCCCAGCTACGTCACCGACTCCGCCGCCAGCGGCTCGGCCTGGGCCACCGGCACCAAGACCTACAACGGCGCGATCTCGGTGGACATCGCCGGCCACGACCAGAAGACGCTGCTGCAACTGGCAAAGGAGGCGGGCAAGGCCACCGGCGACATCTCCACCGCCGAAGTCCAGGACGCCACCCCGGCCGTGCAGGTCGCCCACGTCGCCTCCCGTCGCTGCTACGGACCCGAGGAGACCAGCGCCAAATGCCCGACCAACGCGCTGGAACACGGTGGCGCCGGCTCGATTACCGAGCAACTGCTGACCACCCGCGCCGACCTGGTGTTCGGCGGCGGGGCCAAGACTTTCCAGCAGGTCGCCAAGGCCGGTGACCACCAAGGCAAGACACTCGAGGTGCAGGCCAAGGAACGCGGTTTCCACATCGTGCGCACCGCCGATGAACTGGCGGCGACCACCGCGGCGAGCCAGGACGCGCCGCTGCTGGGCCTGTTCGCCGACGGCAACATGCCGACCCGCTGGACCGGCCCCGTTGCCAGCAGGGGCGGCTACCTGGAGCCCGCGGTGGAGTGCACCGACAACGCCGCGCGCTCCGCGGCGGTACCGACGCTGGCGACGATGATCAAGAAGTCGATCGAGTTGCTCGGTCACAACGAAAACGGATTCTTCCTACAGGTCGAGGGCGCCTCGATCGACAAGCAGGACCACGCCGCCAACCCCTGCGGCCAGATCGGCGAGACCGTCGACCTCGACGAGGCGGCCCAGGTGGCCCTTGATTTCGCCCGGCAGAACAAGGACACCCTGGTGATCGTCACCGCCGATCACGCGCACAGCAGCCAGGTCGTCGAGTCGATGACGGCCCAGGACGTGCAGGCGGCCGCCGACGAGGCCAAGGTGTCGTGGCCGATCGCCCGGGACGCCATCTACCCGGGGCTGACCCGGGTGTTGCGCGGCAAGGACGGCGCACCGCTGACCGTCTCCTACGGAACCTCGGACAACCTGGACGTGCTGGACCAGGGTCACACCGGATCCCAGCTGCGGATCGCCGGCTACGGTCCGGGCGCGGCCAATGTCGTCGGTCTGAGTGATCAGACCGACCTGTTCTTCACCATTGTGCGGGCACTGGGGCTATCAGAGCGCTGA
- a CDS encoding nucleoside deaminase has protein sequence MRDVDRRAILLGAGVLAGLAGWTTRTAPTARADPDERVDLNLLRRTFTLAEQARSIGGAPYGALVADVDGNVVAEQGNTSSLSGGDPTQHAELVATSSAWRTLGYDGMAVATLYASTEPCTMCSGAAYWTGIGRVVYGLSVARLLEFTGDTPDHASFALPSREVLTHGARPVTVVGPLLEDEAAQAHRGYWR, from the coding sequence ATGCGGGATGTGGACCGGCGCGCGATACTGCTCGGCGCGGGGGTTCTGGCCGGCCTGGCGGGCTGGACCACCCGCACCGCGCCAACGGCCCGCGCCGACCCCGATGAACGGGTGGATCTGAACCTGTTGCGGCGCACCTTCACGCTGGCCGAGCAGGCGCGCAGCATCGGGGGAGCGCCCTACGGGGCACTGGTGGCCGACGTCGACGGCAACGTCGTCGCCGAACAGGGCAACACGTCGTCGCTGTCCGGGGGAGACCCGACCCAGCACGCCGAGCTGGTCGCGACGTCGTCGGCCTGGCGGACCCTGGGTTACGACGGCATGGCCGTGGCGACGCTGTACGCCAGCACCGAGCCGTGCACCATGTGCTCCGGCGCCGCCTATTGGACCGGGATCGGGCGCGTGGTCTACGGGCTTTCCGTCGCCCGGCTGCTCGAATTCACCGGGGACACACCTGATCACGCGTCGTTCGCGCTACCGTCGCGCGAAGTTCTGACGCACGGGGCGCGCCCGGTGACGGTCGTCGGGCCGCTTCTGGAAGATGAAGCCGCACAAGCGCATCGGGGCTACTGGCGCTGA